From the Priestia aryabhattai genome, one window contains:
- the gvpA gene encoding gas vesicle structural protein GvpA: protein MSIQKSTDSSSLAEVIDRILDKGIVIDAFARVSLVGIEILTIEARVVIASVDTWLRYAEAVGLLTDKVEEEGLPGRTEERGAGLSF from the coding sequence ATGAGTATCCAAAAAAGTACAGATAGTTCTAGTTTGGCAGAAGTGATTGATCGAATTCTCGACAAAGGGATTGTCATCGATGCTTTTGCTCGAGTATCACTCGTAGGAATTGAAATTTTAACGATTGAAGCACGAGTCGTTATTGCAAGTGTCGATACGTGGCTTCGCTATGCGGAAGCCGTAGGGTTATTAACCGACAAAGTAGAAGAAGAAGGGCTGCCTGGCCGAACAGAGGAGCGAGGAGCAGGGCTTAGTTTTTAA
- a CDS encoding gas vesicle protein GvpG, translating to MLHKLVTAPINLVVKIGEKVQEEADKQLYDLPTIQQKLIQLQMMFELGEIPEEAFQEKEDELLMRYEIAKRREIEQWEELTQKRNEES from the coding sequence GTGCTTCATAAGTTAGTAACCGCACCTATTAACCTTGTAGTGAAAATCGGCGAAAAAGTACAGGAAGAAGCTGATAAACAGCTATACGATCTTCCGACGATTCAACAAAAACTCATTCAGCTTCAAATGATGTTTGAGCTTGGTGAAATTCCGGAAGAAGCGTTTCAAGAAAAAGAAGATGAACTGTTAATGAGGTACGAAATAGCGAAACGCAGAGAAATTGAACAATGGGAAGAGCTAACACAAAAAAGAAATGAGGAATCCTAG
- the gvpU gene encoding gas vesicle accessory protein GvpU translates to MSTGPSFSTKDNTLEYFVKASNKHGFSLDISLNVNGAVISGTMISAKEYFDYLSETFEEGSEVAQALSEQFSLASEASESNGEAEAHFIHLKNTKIYCGDSKSTPSKGKIFWRGKIAEVDGFFLGKISDTKTTSKKSS, encoded by the coding sequence ATGAGTACAGGACCTTCTTTTTCAACTAAAGACAATACGCTTGAATACTTTGTGAAAGCTTCTAATAAACACGGCTTTTCACTTGATATTTCATTAAATGTAAACGGCGCTGTGATTTCCGGTACCATGATTTCAGCAAAAGAATACTTTGATTACTTAAGCGAAACGTTTGAAGAAGGCAGTGAAGTGGCTCAGGCGCTAAGCGAACAATTCTCTTTAGCAAGCGAAGCTAGCGAATCAAACGGAGAAGCAGAAGCCCATTTTATTCATTTGAAAAATACAAAGATTTACTGTGGAGACAGTAAGTCCACTCCTTCTAAAGGAAAGATCTTTTGGAGAGGGAAAATAGCAGAAGTAGACGGGTTTTTCTTAGGAAAGATTTCTGACACAAAAACGACGAGTAAAAAGAGTTCATAA
- a CDS encoding MFS transporter, translating into MSRQKASYKWIILFIATVSQACATFVTYGAGPLAAFWQRLYDLSQFQTGLLVSAVQIGPIFSMLFFGNWMDRYGERWLVGGGSILLGVSMLFAYRADHYMYLTGVLLAAGVWYGTAQPGGSKAVVKWFPSHHRGLAMGIRQTGIPIGGAVASAALPVLFHQYGWHSAVVVQAAAAIGGGLLFLVFYREYSSSSEKKETFTLRQKIKRISQDKTLYPLFFVGVSMISLQMIIVAHFISYLTKALKMNFASAGMLLSITLLGGMIGRIALAWVSDHVYNGNRRTPLQVTVWMAAGLTIAISYIGFDLPFWLLTAVCFSLGFFAIGWFSLFIVLIAEKADDRTIGLTVSIALTLNQFAIVLAPVWFGLLVDWLQSYALAFSTSAGLIACGGIWLTKERVHPFLNKKVTK; encoded by the coding sequence ATGAGCAGACAAAAAGCTTCTTATAAGTGGATAATTTTATTTATTGCCACTGTGTCTCAGGCGTGTGCAACGTTTGTCACGTACGGCGCGGGACCATTGGCAGCGTTTTGGCAAAGACTATATGATTTATCGCAGTTTCAAACAGGACTGCTTGTATCAGCTGTTCAAATTGGTCCGATTTTTTCAATGCTGTTTTTTGGAAACTGGATGGATCGTTATGGAGAAAGGTGGCTTGTAGGGGGAGGATCTATTTTGCTGGGGGTAAGCATGCTTTTTGCCTATAGAGCTGATCATTATATGTATTTAACAGGCGTGCTTCTCGCAGCAGGTGTGTGGTATGGAACAGCACAGCCAGGAGGAAGCAAAGCGGTGGTGAAGTGGTTTCCTTCTCATCATAGAGGTCTTGCCATGGGGATTCGGCAAACGGGGATACCAATTGGAGGCGCTGTCGCTTCAGCGGCATTACCAGTGCTGTTTCACCAATACGGCTGGCATTCAGCTGTGGTTGTACAGGCTGCGGCAGCTATTGGGGGTGGTCTTCTTTTTTTAGTGTTCTATCGAGAATACTCATCATCGTCAGAAAAAAAGGAAACATTTACGCTTCGTCAAAAAATCAAGCGCATTTCTCAAGATAAAACGCTCTATCCCCTGTTCTTCGTGGGTGTTTCAATGATTTCTCTTCAAATGATTATCGTCGCGCACTTTATAAGTTATTTAACGAAAGCCTTGAAGATGAATTTTGCTTCAGCGGGCATGTTACTGAGCATCACACTGTTAGGCGGAATGATTGGGAGAATTGCTTTAGCCTGGGTAAGTGACCATGTGTATAACGGAAATCGAAGGACTCCTTTGCAAGTGACGGTTTGGATGGCTGCAGGACTAACAATAGCTATTTCTTATATTGGATTTGATTTGCCTTTTTGGCTACTAACTGCAGTTTGCTTTAGCCTCGGTTTTTTTGCGATTGGCTGGTTTAGTTTATTTATCGTGTTAATAGCAGAAAAAGCGGATGATCGTACTATCGGTTTAACTGTAAGCATCGCTTTAACGCTCAATCAATTTGCCATTGTGCTTGCACCGGTTTGGTTTGGGCTCCTTGTTGATTGGCTCCAGAGCTATGCGCTGGCTTTTAGTACGTCTGCAGGTTTAATTGCATGCGGAGGAATATGGCTAACAAAAGAGCGTGTTCATCCATTTTTAAATAAAAAAGTCACTAAATGA
- a CDS encoding gas vesicle protein K — protein sequence MQPVSQANGRIHLDPDQAEHGLSQLVMTVIELLRQIVERYAMRRVEGGTLTDEQIENLGIALMNLEEKMDELKEVFGLDAEDLNIDLGPLGNLL from the coding sequence ATGCAACCAGTCAGCCAAGCAAATGGACGAATTCACTTGGATCCTGATCAAGCTGAACACGGCTTATCTCAGCTTGTGATGACGGTTATTGAGCTATTGAGGCAAATCGTTGAACGTTATGCCATGAGGCGGGTGGAGGGTGGAACGTTGACGGATGAACAAATTGAAAACTTAGGAATTGCACTAATGAACTTGGAAGAAAAAATGGACGAGTTGAAAGAGGTGTTCGGTCTGGATGCAGAAGATTTAAATATTGATCTTGGACCGCTAGGCAACCTGCTTTAA
- a CDS encoding GvpL/GvpF family gas vesicle protein has product MSEQNETGIYIFSAIQTDKDEGFGSVEVEGTKSETFLIRYKDAAMVAAEVPMKIYHPNRQNLLMHQNAVAAIMDKNDTVIPISFGNVFKSKEDVKVLLENLYPQFEKLFPAIKGKIEVGLKVIGKKEWLEKKVNENPELEKVSASVKGKSEAAGYYERIQLGGLAQKMFTSLQKEVKTEVFSPLEEAAEAAKANEPTGETMLLNASFLINREDEAKFDEKVNEAHENWKDKADFHYSGPWPAYNFVNIRLKVEEK; this is encoded by the coding sequence ATGAGTGAACAGAACGAAACAGGTATTTATATTTTTAGCGCGATTCAAACGGATAAAGACGAAGGTTTTGGCTCGGTCGAAGTAGAAGGGACAAAGTCAGAAACGTTTTTAATTCGCTACAAAGACGCGGCTATGGTAGCAGCTGAAGTACCGATGAAAATTTATCACCCTAATCGTCAAAATTTATTAATGCATCAAAACGCAGTAGCAGCAATCATGGACAAAAATGATACGGTTATTCCAATCAGCTTTGGGAATGTATTCAAATCAAAAGAAGATGTAAAAGTTCTTTTAGAAAACCTTTATCCGCAGTTTGAAAAGCTGTTTCCAGCCATTAAAGGAAAAATTGAAGTCGGTTTAAAAGTAATCGGAAAAAAAGAATGGCTCGAGAAAAAAGTAAACGAAAACCCTGAACTTGAAAAAGTGTCAGCATCAGTAAAAGGAAAATCAGAAGCAGCCGGTTATTATGAGCGTATTCAACTTGGAGGCCTTGCTCAAAAAATGTTTACTTCCCTGCAAAAAGAAGTCAAAACAGAGGTGTTTTCTCCGCTTGAAGAAGCAGCGGAAGCAGCAAAAGCAAATGAGCCAACGGGCGAAACGATGCTCTTAAACGCGTCTTTTTTAATTAACCGTGAAGATGAAGCGAAGTTTGATGAAAAAGTGAATGAAGCGCATGAAAACTGGAAAGACAAAGCCGATTTTCATTACAGCGGTCCTTGGCCTGCTTATAATTTTGTGAACATTCGCCTAAAAGTAGAAGAGAAATAA
- the gvpJ gene encoding gas vesicle protein, with product MAVEHNMQSSTIVDVLEKILDKGVVIAGDITVGIADVELLTIKIRLIVASVDKAKEIGMDWWENDPYLSSKGANSKALEEENKMLHERLKVLEEKIETER from the coding sequence ATGGCAGTCGAACATAATATGCAGTCAAGTACGATTGTAGATGTGCTCGAAAAGATTTTGGATAAAGGAGTCGTTATAGCGGGGGACATCACCGTAGGAATTGCAGATGTCGAGCTGCTAACGATAAAAATACGCTTAATTGTGGCTTCGGTTGATAAAGCAAAAGAAATTGGCATGGACTGGTGGGAAAATGATCCGTATCTCAGTTCAAAAGGAGCTAATAGTAAAGCGCTCGAAGAAGAAAATAAAATGCTGCATGAGCGGTTAAAAGTGCTTGAAGAAAAAATAGAAACGGAACGTTAA
- the gvpT gene encoding GvpT/GvpP family gas vesicle accessory protein: MATETKLDNAQVENKENKNEENVSKEKNGSKESKTTSSGPIKRAVAGGIIGATIGYVSTPENRKSLLDRIDTDELKSKASDLGSKVKEKSKSSVASLKTSAGSLFKKDKDKSKDDEENVNSSSSETEDDNVQEYDELKEENQTLQDRLSQLEEKMNMLVELSLNKNQDEEAEDTDSDEEESDENEENGQDDENEEETSKSRKKNQKENEQEDEEESDEDSEEENEDSRSSKKNKKVKTEEDEDEDEDDESEEKKETKPKKSTAKKSKNTKAKKNTDEEDEDATSLSSEDDTTA; encoded by the coding sequence ATGGCAACTGAAACAAAATTAGATAACGCACAGGTAGAAAACAAGGAAAATAAAAACGAGGAAAACGTTTCAAAAGAAAAGAACGGGTCAAAAGAAAGCAAAACAACAAGCAGCGGCCCAATCAAACGAGCAGTAGCAGGAGGCATCATCGGCGCAACGATTGGATATGTATCTACTCCTGAAAATCGAAAAAGTCTTCTTGACCGCATTGATACAGACGAATTAAAAAGCAAAGCATCGGATTTAGGATCAAAGGTAAAAGAAAAATCAAAAAGCAGTGTAGCCAGCCTGAAAACATCTGCAGGAAGCTTGTTTAAAAAAGATAAAGATAAGTCAAAAGATGATGAAGAAAACGTAAATTCTTCTAGTAGCGAAACAGAAGACGATAACGTTCAAGAGTACGATGAGTTAAAAGAAGAAAACCAAACTCTTCAAGATCGTTTATCACAGCTTGAAGAAAAAATGAACATGCTTGTTGAGCTTAGCCTCAATAAAAATCAAGATGAAGAAGCGGAAGATACAGATTCCGACGAAGAAGAGAGCGATGAGAACGAAGAAAACGGGCAAGACGATGAAAACGAAGAAGAAACGTCTAAGTCTCGTAAAAAAAATCAAAAAGAAAATGAGCAAGAAGACGAAGAAGAAAGTGACGAAGACAGCGAGGAAGAAAATGAAGATTCTCGCTCAAGCAAAAAGAATAAAAAAGTAAAAACAGAAGAAGATGAAGATGAAGACGAAGACGACGAAAGCGAAGAAAAAAAAGAAACTAAACCAAAAAAATCAACAGCTAAAAAATCAAAAAATACAAAAGCAAAGAAAAACACGGACGAAGAAGATGAAGACGCAACATCTCTTTCTAGTGAAGACGATACAACAGCCTAA
- a CDS encoding GvpL/GvpF family gas vesicle protein translates to MGELLYLYGLIPTKEAASIEPFPSYKGFDGEHSLCPIAIDQVTAVVSKLDADTYSEEVIQEKMEQDMSWLQEKAFHHHETVAALYEEFTIIPLKFCTIYKSEESLQAAIEISKEKIENSLTLLQGNEEWNVKIYCDDKELKKQIGETNSSVKAKKQEISHLSPGRQFFEKKKIDQLIEKEVELHKNRVCGEIHDKLKELSLYDSVKKNWSKDVTGAAEQMAWNSVFLLPSLQINRFVDEIEELQQKLEKKGWKFEVTGPWPPYHFSSFA, encoded by the coding sequence ATGGGAGAATTACTGTATCTATACGGTTTAATTCCAACAAAAGAAGCAGCATCCATAGAGCCGTTTCCATCTTATAAAGGGTTTGACGGAGAACATTCACTGTGCCCAATTGCGATTGATCAGGTGACAGCTGTGGTTTCTAAGCTAGATGCTGACACTTATTCAGAAGAAGTAATTCAAGAAAAGATGGAGCAGGATATGAGCTGGCTGCAGGAAAAGGCATTTCATCATCACGAAACGGTAGCCGCTCTGTACGAAGAATTTACGATTATTCCATTAAAATTTTGCACTATCTATAAAAGCGAAGAGAGTTTGCAAGCAGCTATTGAGATCAGCAAAGAAAAGATAGAGAATTCACTGACGCTGCTTCAAGGAAATGAAGAGTGGAATGTGAAAATTTACTGTGATGATAAAGAGCTAAAAAAACAAATCGGCGAAACGAATTCAAGCGTGAAAGCGAAAAAACAAGAAATTAGTCACTTATCACCAGGAAGACAGTTTTTTGAAAAGAAAAAAATAGATCAGCTAATTGAAAAAGAAGTAGAGCTTCACAAAAACAGAGTGTGTGGAGAGATACATGACAAGCTAAAAGAACTATCACTTTATGACTCTGTTAAAAAGAATTGGAGCAAAGACGTAACGGGCGCAGCTGAACAGATGGCGTGGAACAGCGTGTTTCTTCTCCCGTCTCTGCAAATTAATCGTTTTGTAGATGAAATTGAAGAGCTGCAGCAAAAGCTTGAAAAAAAAGGTTGGAAGTTTGAAGTGACAGGACCTTGGCCTCCCTATCATTTTTCCAGCTTTGCGTAA
- the gvpO gene encoding gas vesicle protein GvpO — MEIKKIMQAVNDFFGEHVAPPHKITSVEATEDEGWRVIVEVIEEREYMKKYAKDEMLGTYECFLNKEKEVISFKRLDVRYRSAIGIEA; from the coding sequence ATGGAAATTAAAAAAATTATGCAAGCTGTAAACGACTTTTTCGGTGAACACGTAGCTCCTCCTCATAAAATCACCTCGGTGGAAGCTACTGAAGATGAAGGTTGGAGAGTTATTGTTGAAGTGATTGAAGAACGAGAATATATGAAGAAATACGCCAAAGATGAAATGCTCGGGACATACGAGTGCTTTTTAAATAAAGAAAAAGAAGTCATCTCATTCAAACGACTCGACGTCAGATATAGAAGCGCCATTGGCATTGAAGCATAA
- the gvpJ gene encoding gas vesicle structural protein GvpA: protein MSIQKSTNSSSLAEVIDRILDKGIVIDAFARVSVVGIEILTIEARVVIASVDTWLRYAEAVGLLRDDVEENGLPERSNSSEGQPRFSI, encoded by the coding sequence ATGTCTATTCAAAAAAGTACTAATAGTTCAAGTTTAGCAGAAGTAATTGACCGTATTTTGGACAAAGGAATTGTCATTGATGCTTTCGCAAGAGTATCTGTGGTAGGAATTGAAATTTTAACGATTGAAGCACGAGTGGTTATTGCAAGTGTTGATACGTGGCTGCGCTATGCAGAAGCAGTTGGGCTTCTTCGTGACGATGTAGAAGAAAATGGTCTTCCTGAACGTTCAAATTCAAGTGAAGGACAGCCGCGTTTTAGTATTTAA
- a CDS encoding DUF2798 domain-containing protein, with protein MPTTKKESMYFGMMMCGGMVLVMTIYNMLINDVIGHITLAEGFFNLVITFVIALIVETFLVGPVAKKVAFSLPFDKSKQLKTVLILSSCMVIGMVLCMSVYGLITMSLTKGLDGEPLLSSYALIVIKNFIVAYPLQLLIMGPLVRGLFMKFVKKNPAAA; from the coding sequence GTGCCAACAACTAAAAAAGAAAGTATGTACTTCGGAATGATGATGTGCGGAGGGATGGTGCTTGTCATGACGATTTATAACATGTTAATAAATGACGTCATCGGGCATATCACGCTGGCAGAAGGATTCTTCAACTTAGTCATTACGTTTGTGATTGCGCTGATTGTTGAAACTTTTTTAGTAGGTCCCGTAGCGAAAAAAGTAGCATTTTCACTGCCGTTTGATAAATCGAAACAGTTAAAAACAGTGTTGATTCTGTCATCATGTATGGTTATAGGAATGGTGCTTTGCATGTCTGTATACGGATTAATTACGATGTCACTTACGAAAGGTTTAGATGGAGAGCCACTTCTTTCAAGCTATGCACTTATCGTTATTAAAAACTTTATCGTGGCATACCCGCTTCAGCTTCTGATTATGGGACCTTTAGTTCGCGGACTGTTTATGAAATTTGTGAAAAAGAATCCGGCAGCTGCTTAA
- a CDS encoding gas vesicle protein, with protein sequence MSLKESMENKDIALIDILDVILDKGVAIKGDLIISIAGVDLVYLDLRVLISSVETLVQAKEGNRKPITSEQFDKQKEELMDATSQPSKWTNSLGS encoded by the coding sequence ATGTCTCTTAAAGAATCCATGGAGAATAAAGATATTGCTCTTATCGATATTTTAGATGTCATTTTAGATAAAGGAGTCGCCATTAAAGGAGACTTGATCATTTCCATAGCTGGCGTCGATTTAGTGTATTTGGATTTGCGAGTGCTTATTTCTTCGGTTGAAACGCTTGTGCAAGCAAAGGAAGGAAATCGCAAACCGATCACTTCTGAACAATTTGATAAACAAAAGGAGGAATTAATGGATGCAACCAGTCAGCCAAGCAAATGGACGAATTCACTTGGATCCTGA
- the gvpQ gene encoding gas vesicle protein GvpQ, with product MDKKDVEKAALKAGKKIIDHTPEPVKEKVEEKLKEKAKEKFVEKTEGKLQEKANEVSEKLQETKEKNAQKVHGKGEEAKEKLQDVLLSVKDKLSDVKEAGEDFQEKVSSSDDKDKSKNKRKIKGVNQIKKATDIKSSTTIKSSNDIKSSTDLKTMGS from the coding sequence ATGGATAAAAAAGATGTGGAGAAAGCAGCCTTAAAAGCAGGAAAAAAGATCATTGATCATACGCCTGAACCTGTTAAGGAAAAGGTAGAAGAAAAGCTTAAAGAAAAAGCGAAAGAAAAGTTTGTCGAAAAAACCGAAGGGAAACTGCAGGAAAAAGCAAATGAAGTGTCAGAAAAACTGCAGGAAACAAAAGAGAAAAATGCCCAAAAGGTACACGGCAAAGGGGAAGAAGCAAAAGAAAAGCTTCAAGACGTCTTATTATCAGTAAAAGATAAGCTTAGCGATGTGAAAGAAGCTGGAGAGGACTTTCAAGAAAAAGTTTCTTCTTCAGACGATAAAGATAAGTCAAAAAATAAGCGGAAAATAAAAGGCGTAAATCAGATTAAAAAAGCAACTGATATTAAAAGCTCTACTACTATTAAAAGTTCCAATGATATTAAATCATCTACAGATTTAAAAACAATGGGATCATAA
- a CDS encoding LysR family transcriptional regulator — protein sequence MDIKDLLVFTTVAEEKNISKAAKSLSYVQSNVTMRIQQLEAELGTQLFERSGKGVTLTSSGELLHRYAEQILRLTNEATATVQSSAHIPIGPLKIGATESTAALRLPPFLFNYCTTYPDVDFVLETHTTDVLIQLVLARKLEGAFVAGSCEHPDINTLFIQDEELVLVSRHPLPSLYSLNDMNLLAFSSGCAYRHTLEMLLTREGVFPKRILEFGTIEAIIGCVKAGMGVAVMMKSIVSNHDHSLTLTPLPQPYRKVPTFFITRKDTFVSASLREFSSLLTEQLCITKP from the coding sequence ATGGATATAAAAGATTTGCTTGTTTTTACAACGGTAGCAGAAGAAAAAAACATTTCAAAAGCAGCCAAAAGCTTAAGCTACGTGCAGTCGAATGTGACGATGCGAATTCAGCAATTAGAAGCTGAGCTGGGTACACAGCTATTTGAACGAAGCGGTAAAGGCGTCACTTTAACTTCTAGCGGAGAGCTGTTACATCGTTATGCTGAACAAATTCTGCGTTTAACCAATGAAGCCACTGCAACTGTGCAAAGCAGTGCCCATATACCGATAGGTCCTTTAAAAATAGGTGCAACTGAATCCACTGCGGCTCTTCGGCTACCGCCTTTTCTTTTTAATTATTGCACTACCTACCCTGATGTAGACTTCGTTTTAGAAACACATACAACCGATGTTCTTATTCAGCTGGTTTTAGCCCGAAAACTTGAAGGGGCATTCGTTGCAGGCAGCTGTGAACATCCTGATATAAACACTTTATTTATTCAAGATGAAGAGCTTGTACTTGTGAGCCGCCATCCTCTTCCTTCTCTTTATAGCCTAAACGACATGAATCTATTAGCTTTCAGCAGCGGATGTGCATATCGACATACATTAGAAATGCTGCTGACAAGAGAAGGCGTGTTTCCAAAACGCATATTAGAATTTGGTACGATTGAAGCGATTATTGGGTGTGTAAAAGCAGGTATGGGCGTAGCTGTGATGATGAAATCCATTGTATCTAACCATGACCATTCATTAACGTTAACTCCGCTACCACAGCCATATAGAAAGGTCCCCACTTTTTTTATTACACGGAAAGATACCTTTGTATCAGCGTCTTTACGTGAATTTTCTTCTCTTCTTACCGAACAGCTTTGCATAACAAAACCCTAA
- a CDS encoding general stress protein → MEAKNVVGVYETEQEAIHAVESLKKEGYESEEISIIGKHKKTKNVQKETNTKAEGAATGALAGGTLGSLTGILAGAGALAIPGIGPIVAAGPIVATLTGAAAGASVGGLSGILVGMEIPKQQAEQYNDSVKEGSLLVLVDKTDSDYDGNPKAPLTGMIL, encoded by the coding sequence ATGGAAGCAAAAAATGTTGTGGGAGTATATGAAACGGAACAAGAAGCAATTCATGCTGTAGAGAGTTTAAAAAAAGAAGGATATGAATCGGAAGAAATATCTATCATCGGTAAACATAAAAAGACCAAAAACGTTCAGAAAGAAACGAATACAAAAGCAGAAGGTGCAGCAACTGGAGCGCTTGCTGGAGGTACGCTAGGGAGCTTGACCGGAATATTAGCAGGTGCTGGAGCTCTTGCAATACCGGGAATAGGCCCAATTGTGGCGGCTGGTCCGATTGTAGCTACATTAACAGGTGCAGCAGCTGGTGCGAGCGTAGGAGGACTCTCAGGTATTTTAGTGGGTATGGAAATTCCAAAACAGCAGGCTGAACAATATAATGATTCAGTCAAAGAAGGCAGCTTGCTTGTTCTAGTAGACAAAACAGATTCAGATTATGACGGAAACCCGAAAGCGCCTTTAACCGGAATGATTCTATAG
- the gvpN gene encoding gas vesicle protein GvpN — MTVLTDKRRKGSGAFIQDDETKEVLSRALSYLKSGYSIHFTGPAGGGKTSLARALAKKRKRPVMLMHGNHELNNKDLIGDFTGYTSKKVIDQYVRSVYKKDEQVSENWQDGRLLEAVKNGYTLIYDEFTRSKPATNNIFLSILEEGVLPLYGVKITDPFVRVHPDFRVIFTSNPAEYAGVYDTQDALLDRLITMFIDYKDIDRETAILTEKTDVEEDEARVIVTLVTNVRDRSGDENSSGLSLRASLMIATLAAQQDIAIDGNDEAFQTLCIDILRHPLTRCLDEENAKSKAEKIILEECKNIDIEEK; from the coding sequence ATGACCGTCTTAACAGACAAAAGGAGAAAAGGCAGTGGAGCTTTTATACAAGATGACGAGACCAAAGAGGTTCTTTCAAGAGCGCTGAGCTATTTAAAATCCGGCTATTCCATTCATTTTACAGGTCCTGCCGGCGGAGGCAAAACTTCTTTAGCGCGAGCACTTGCTAAAAAGAGAAAGCGCCCGGTGATGCTGATGCACGGAAATCACGAGCTCAACAACAAAGATTTAATTGGAGATTTTACAGGCTATACGAGCAAAAAAGTGATCGACCAGTATGTTCGTTCCGTCTATAAAAAAGATGAACAAGTGAGTGAAAACTGGCAGGATGGCCGATTGCTTGAAGCTGTAAAAAATGGTTATACGCTGATTTACGACGAATTTACTCGGTCTAAGCCGGCGACGAATAATATCTTTCTATCGATATTAGAAGAAGGCGTGCTGCCGCTGTATGGAGTAAAAATAACCGATCCTTTTGTGCGCGTGCATCCCGATTTTCGCGTCATCTTCACAAGCAATCCAGCCGAGTATGCTGGCGTATATGATACGCAAGATGCGCTTCTTGACAGGCTAATTACCATGTTTATTGATTATAAAGACATCGACAGAGAGACAGCGATTTTAACAGAGAAAACGGACGTAGAAGAAGACGAAGCGCGCGTAATTGTAACGCTCGTAACAAACGTTCGAGACCGCTCTGGAGATGAAAACAGCAGCGGACTTAGCTTGCGTGCTTCGCTCATGATCGCTACCCTTGCCGCACAGCAAGACATTGCTATCGATGGAAATGACGAAGCGTTTCAAACATTATGTATAGATATCTTGCGTCATCCGCTTACCAGATGTTTAGACGAAGAAAATGCAAAAAGCAAAGCCGAAAAAATCATTTTAGAAGAGTGCAAGAATATAGACATTGAAGAAAAGTAA
- the gvpT gene encoding GvpT/GvpP family gas vesicle accessory protein → MTTTDQNEKQQNQQQEEKTQNSLNLAILGGVVGAGIGLLSSPQTSKKVLSRLGQSEIVRATGQELRRNAQDILTQQAMGALRQTATGYLEKDNLSKLLAPKKKKEDASNEQADSQEEVSESTEMETSQYEELKEENKNMNDQLQRIEEMLNKLMDAKK, encoded by the coding sequence ATGACAACAACTGATCAAAACGAAAAACAACAAAATCAGCAGCAAGAAGAAAAAACGCAAAATTCTTTAAATCTTGCCATTTTAGGAGGCGTAGTAGGAGCAGGAATTGGGCTTCTTTCAAGTCCGCAAACGAGTAAAAAAGTACTCAGTCGCTTAGGACAATCAGAAATTGTACGTGCGACAGGACAAGAGTTAAGGCGAAACGCACAGGATATTCTAACGCAGCAAGCGATGGGGGCGTTAAGACAGACAGCTACAGGCTATCTTGAAAAAGACAATTTAAGCAAGCTGCTGGCACCTAAAAAGAAAAAAGAAGATGCATCAAATGAACAGGCGGATTCGCAGGAAGAAGTCAGCGAAAGCACAGAAATGGAAACGTCTCAGTATGAAGAATTAAAAGAAGAAAATAAAAATATGAACGACCAGCTGCAGCGCATTGAAGAGATGCTAAACAAACTCATGGACGCTAAAAAGTAA